A part of Actinoallomurus bryophytorum genomic DNA contains:
- a CDS encoding cupin domain-containing protein has product MTIEPRLIVTGREADGTSVFVTDEPADPTTIAAFPGTFYLMWGTDDGGTTVGTEPQEPKVFPFFPGPGGTRALFLRFAPHSSEPAGDPEAIAAEGAEKLPGLLDVFEPDNPGMHTTDSIDYGICLEGELHLELDDGKEVKLVPGTLVVQQGTRHAWHNKSDTPALMCYVLIGAGR; this is encoded by the coding sequence ATGACCATCGAACCCCGCCTGATCGTCACCGGCCGTGAGGCCGACGGCACCTCCGTGTTCGTGACCGACGAACCCGCCGACCCCACCACCATCGCCGCGTTCCCCGGCACCTTCTACCTGATGTGGGGCACGGACGACGGCGGCACCACCGTGGGCACCGAACCCCAAGAACCGAAGGTCTTCCCCTTCTTCCCCGGCCCCGGCGGCACCCGTGCCCTGTTCCTCCGCTTCGCCCCCCACTCCTCCGAACCCGCCGGTGACCCCGAGGCCATCGCCGCTGAGGGAGCCGAAAAACTCCCCGGCCTGCTCGATGTGTTCGAGCCCGACAACCCCGGCATGCACACCACCGACAGCATCGACTACGGAATCTGTCTCGAAGGTGAACTTCACCTCGAACTCGACGACGGCAAAGAAGTCAAACTCGTCCCCGGCACCCTCGTGGTCCAGCAAGGCACCCGCCACGCATGGCACAACAAGAGCGACACACCGGCACTCATGTGCTACGTCCTCATCGGCGCCGGGCGCTAA
- a CDS encoding integrase core domain-containing protein has translation MFTTEGIRVVLTAPQAPRMNAIMERRVGSVRRELLGRILIMNERHLRTVLAEYETYFNEHRPHRALNQASPLQALPDPVDADIKVTRRD, from the coding sequence GTGTTCACGACCGAGGGCATCCGCGTGGTGCTCACCGCACCGCAGGCCCCTCGGATGAACGCGATCATGGAACGGCGGGTTGGCAGCGTACGCCGCGAACTTCTTGGCCGGATACTCATCATGAACGAACGCCACCTGCGCACGGTCCTCGCCGAGTACGAAACCTACTTCAATGAACATCGCCCGCACCGGGCCCTGAACCAGGCCAGCCCGCTGCAAGCGCTGCCCGATCCGGTCGACGCCGACATCAAGGTCACCCGACGGGACTGA
- a CDS encoding acyl-CoA dehydrogenase family protein, with protein sequence MSDDGASAFSLELPEDIQQVKEWVHEFAKDVIRPAGEEWDEREETPWPILQEAAKIGLYSLDFFAQQWFEPSGLGIPVAFEEIFWGDAGIGLSLVGSGLAAVSVAATGTPEQTGEWVPQMFGTADDVKLGAFCASEPDAGSDVSAIRTRASYDEAKDEWVLNGTKTWATNGGIANVHVVVASVDSSLGSRGQANFIVPPGTPGLSQGQKFKKHGIRASHTAEVILDGVRVPGACLVGGKEKLDERLARAREGKRSAGQAAMRTFEASRPVVGAMAVGIARAAYEYALDYAREREQFGRKIGDFQAVAFKLADMKMSVDAARLLVWRAAWMARNGKDFESAEGSMAKLHAGETAVKVTEDAIQVLGGNGYTRDYPVERWHRDSKIFTIFEGTSEIQRLVIGRTITGLPVR encoded by the coding sequence ATGTCCGACGACGGCGCCTCGGCCTTCTCCCTCGAACTGCCCGAGGACATCCAGCAGGTCAAGGAATGGGTGCACGAGTTCGCCAAGGACGTCATCCGGCCGGCCGGCGAGGAGTGGGACGAGCGCGAAGAGACGCCGTGGCCGATCCTCCAGGAGGCGGCCAAGATCGGCCTGTACTCGCTCGACTTCTTCGCCCAGCAGTGGTTCGAGCCCTCCGGGCTGGGCATCCCGGTCGCCTTCGAGGAGATCTTCTGGGGTGACGCGGGGATCGGCCTGTCACTGGTGGGCTCCGGCCTGGCCGCCGTCTCGGTGGCCGCGACCGGTACGCCCGAGCAGACGGGGGAGTGGGTCCCGCAGATGTTCGGCACCGCCGATGACGTCAAGCTCGGCGCGTTCTGCGCCTCGGAGCCGGACGCGGGCTCGGACGTCTCGGCGATCCGTACCCGCGCCTCCTACGACGAGGCCAAGGACGAATGGGTCCTGAACGGCACCAAGACATGGGCCACGAACGGCGGGATCGCGAACGTGCACGTGGTCGTCGCCTCGGTCGACTCCTCCCTGGGCTCCCGCGGCCAGGCGAACTTCATCGTCCCCCCGGGCACGCCCGGCCTCTCCCAGGGCCAGAAGTTCAAGAAGCACGGAATCCGCGCGTCCCACACCGCCGAGGTGATCCTGGACGGCGTACGCGTCCCGGGCGCGTGCCTGGTCGGCGGCAAGGAGAAACTGGACGAGCGACTGGCCCGGGCCCGCGAGGGCAAGCGCTCCGCGGGCCAGGCCGCGATGCGAACCTTCGAGGCGTCCCGCCCGGTGGTAGGCGCCATGGCCGTGGGCATCGCCCGCGCCGCGTACGAGTACGCCCTCGACTACGCCCGCGAACGCGAGCAGTTCGGCCGCAAGATCGGCGACTTCCAGGCGGTCGCGTTCAAACTGGCCGACATGAAGATGTCGGTCGACGCGGCACGCCTCCTGGTCTGGCGCGCGGCATGGATGGCGCGCAACGGCAAGGACTTCGAAAGCGCGGAGGGCTCCATGGCCAAACTCCACGCCGGCGAGACGGCCGTGAAGGTGACCGAGGACGCCATCCAGGTTTTGGGCGGCAACGGCTACACCCGCGACTATCCGGTCGAACGCTGGCACCGCGACAGCAAGATCTTCACCATCTTCGAGGGCACGTCGGAGATCCAGCGCCTCGTCATCGGCCGCACGATCACCGGACTGCCGGTCCGGTAG
- a CDS encoding MauE/DoxX family redox-associated membrane protein, with product MEYVRAGCASLIALVFVASAVSKMRDFDGFARSLPALATVRPGLVRPLAMVVVVAEAVTPVLLVIPPVTSYGFALGFVLLAAFTTAIAVAVRRGRHAPCRCFGVSSTPVGPRHLVRNTALAFMAALGGLAPQQIPPPAGLAVAAAAGLIGAILIVSFDDIVDLFARSS from the coding sequence ATGGAATACGTGAGGGCGGGTTGTGCCAGCTTGATCGCCTTGGTGTTCGTGGCCTCGGCGGTCTCGAAGATGCGGGACTTCGACGGGTTCGCACGATCGCTGCCCGCGCTTGCGACGGTGAGACCCGGCCTGGTCCGGCCGCTGGCGATGGTGGTCGTCGTCGCGGAGGCGGTGACCCCGGTTCTCTTGGTGATCCCGCCGGTGACCTCCTACGGCTTCGCGCTCGGCTTCGTGCTGCTCGCCGCGTTCACTACCGCCATCGCCGTCGCCGTCCGGCGCGGGCGGCATGCCCCCTGCCGATGCTTCGGAGTGTCCAGCACGCCGGTCGGCCCCCGTCATCTGGTCCGCAACACCGCGTTGGCGTTCATGGCCGCGCTCGGTGGCCTGGCGCCCCAGCAGATCCCACCGCCGGCCGGTCTGGCGGTGGCGGCCGCCGCCGGTCTCATCGGGGCGATCCTGATCGTCTCCTTCGACGACATCGTCGATCTGTTCGCGAGGAGTTCTTGA
- a CDS encoding peroxiredoxin family protein → MPYLAAAVVLLGVLCVLNLLLTIGILRRMRAQGDRSGRHPGPLFALGPGSPIGEFAAVTTTGEPVSHDTLTGTVGFFSAACEACHVMLPRFVEHARQAGRENMLAVVGGADAELVETLTPVARVVVADLDGGPVARAFQNTWTPALYLVGDDHRVAAAAATIEELPTLTYDRVAGRG, encoded by the coding sequence ATGCCCTACCTTGCCGCCGCCGTCGTGCTGCTCGGTGTGCTGTGCGTGTTGAACCTGCTGCTCACGATCGGGATCCTGCGCCGGATGAGGGCGCAGGGCGACCGGTCCGGGCGGCATCCCGGGCCCCTGTTCGCGCTGGGGCCAGGCTCGCCCATCGGCGAGTTCGCCGCCGTGACGACCACCGGTGAGCCGGTGTCCCACGACACCTTGACCGGCACGGTGGGATTCTTCTCCGCGGCCTGTGAGGCATGCCACGTCATGCTTCCGCGTTTCGTCGAGCACGCGCGTCAGGCGGGCCGCGAGAACATGCTGGCGGTCGTCGGCGGCGCCGACGCCGAATTGGTGGAGACCCTCACCCCGGTCGCCCGGGTCGTCGTGGCCGACCTCGACGGCGGACCCGTGGCGCGAGCGTTCCAGAACACCTGGACTCCGGCGCTCTACCTGGTCGGGGATGACCACAGGGTCGCCGCCGCGGCGGCCACGATCGAGGAACTACCCACGCTCACGTACGACCGCGTCGCCGGCCGGGGGTGA